Genomic DNA from Gimesia aquarii:
AAATCAGAATAAAATCTATCACCTGGTTATGGACATGCTCACTTTCAGCACAGAGAGAAAGCCTGCATTGGAACCAGGATCTATCAACACTCCCGTCAAAGACGTTTATGAATTGATGCAAGCACGTGCTGAAGAATGTGGTGTCATACTAAAATGTGAACTGGCAGAAGATCTCCCAGACTCTGTGTTTGATCATGAGGGAATTCATAGAGCCGTTTTGAATATTGTGATCAACGCCATTGATGCCGTAGAAGGCTCTGAAAAAGAAGGGATTGTCCTGCTCGAAACGACGTTTTTAGCCAAATCTGATCAGATATTAGTTATGATTTCTGATAATGGTGCAGGCATTCCAGAAGAGCAAATCAATAAAATCTTCAATCTATTTGAATCGACAAAAGGTGCAAGAGGTACCGGAATCGGACTTGCAGTGAGTCAGAAAATTATTCGAGAACATGGTGGTGAAATCAAAATTGAAAGCGAACCAGAGAAAGGCTCGCGTTTCACACTCTCCATTCCCTGTCTGGATGAAGATCATCCGCCAGTTGCTAGCTTGTAAAACCATCGCTATTTAAAAGGCGAGCTTATTGCGTCCAGGTTTAGAACGGCTGTTACTGCTTTCTTTCAAGTTCTGTTCTAATTCAGACAGTTTTGCCCCAATGGGTTGTTTTAATTCCGACCAGGTTGCAGCCTTACAAGTTGGCAAAAGTTGAAAATCACTTGACATAATTTTCACTAAAGGCGGAAGCTTCTGTTCCTGTAAGATGATCCCTCCCGGTGAAGCTAACGGACGTTGAGTCACCTCTTCGCCGAATAGATTTTTCATTCCCTTTGAAAACGCGGCACTTGTTGTTTGAGAATTATTTCCACTATCGGCCAGTAAATTCAACCGTTCAATCATAAAGCCATTCGAATTACCCCACCACTGGATTAACTTTTTCTTCTGGAGAGATGGGGGAATAGCAAATAAAGATACAGTCCTTGATAAATCTGCACGAACAGCGGAAGTCGAGGGTGCTGGCATAAATATCGAATCGTCGGCAAATATTTGTAAAGAACCTATGCCTGCTGAAGTTCCGAGAGACTCTTGAAATGTAAAAACAGATCTTCCTGGAGCAAAAGTGCTTTGTTTCAAAGACACTTGAATTGACGGCGAGTCCGAGCCCGGTGCATCAAATGCAAAAAGATTTTGCAAACCTAATAAGAGGCTATTTTGAATCTCTAGACTAAGTCGTAATGCGCGTGACTCAATGATCGTTCCGGAAGCAGTCAGAAAAGAACGATCAATCATAACTTGGCTCGTTTGCTTCGTAGCAGCAGGCTCCACATACACAACAGATTGAAAGCGTTTCTCGTTGAACAACATCGCTTTCAAAACACATTGGTCCAATGCCACTCGACTATTCTGGCAAATCAGAAAATGCTTAGGAATAACACCTCTTCGTTCAGCTGCAATTTGGAAATTGCCACCGACCATCTCCAAAGTCGAGTTTCTTGATGTGATGAAGGAAGAAATCGCAGTCGACTTTTTATCTCGAGAACGTTTTGGGGTAGCAGAAGGTGACAGTTTTAATTGTACAACAAGCGGGCTGCCTCCTGCTTTTTGCTGAAATTGCAAACGTACCTGTTTATTCTCTAATATGATGGGAGAGGTATAGCAAATTCCTTCACCATTTACGAGAACATTCGTAGGGCCTGATATTCCCGAACTTTTGAGAAACTCACTTAGATCACCTTTTGTCATGTCGAAGGTAACCGTTTTCGCTTTTGTGAACACTTTACGCAGTTGATCATAATTTTGAGGTCTATGCTGATACGCGCTGATTCGTTTCAGTTGGCCTTGGGAAAGAGATGTTAATTTGGCAGGGTCACAGCCTGCAATCAGTCCTCCTTCGGAAATCGCATAAACACTCTTCTCTTTGGAAAAATCCAGTAGGGACTTCACAAAAGCTGGAGTACGTAACTGACCCATTTTAGAAGGAATTTGATTGTTAAATGCGTCTTCTAATACAACTCCTCCCCAGCTTTGCTGCCAGATACGGTGAGAATCAATTTGAAACGTCTTATGAGTGTTACTAGAATCTATAGATTTTAAATAGAGAGGCCACCCCCACAGCAAAGTGCTTTCCAATTGAAATTTGAGCCCACTGAAACGACTTTTATTTTGTGCGCGTAATTTATCCTGAGGCCAGTCGATCAAGGAAACCATGGACGATTGCTTTTCCTTTGGATTTCCCATCAAAACAGAATTCACGACGATTATATCAGTCCGTGAAGGTGAGATTTTTGCTGTTGCATCCTGTCCAGGTTGATTTGATTTTTTTGATTCTATTGGACCATTCAACTCAAATATGGAACGGTCAGAGAGCAGGGTACTGGAAAAGATTCTGAAAATACACGGAACATTACGTGCTTCCAAATCGCTACTGGATTTTGGCTTTATCTCCTGAGATGTCAGCTCCAGACAAGGACTTCCCTTCGTAGAAATAAAGCAATTCGAAACCAATACGTCGGCATAAGGCTGGTTGACATGAATTGCTTCCAGTTGACTACCAGTAATAACAGAATTTTCCAGGAGAATACGTGTTTCTCCTTGAGGCCTTGCTGTTGTTGAACGAATCTTACCGATTGAATTTACCAACCGAAAGGTTCTTTTTTGATTCGCTCCAATCAACCCAAAAGAACAGTTCTGAAATGTGATGTCACTCTGATCGATCTTAAAAATATCGCATGTGCCAGAATCTGGAAATTGAGAAACATCACACAAAAAATGAATGCCTTGTAAACGAAGCACTCCACCAGAAAACGAGATCACATTTAGTTCTGGTTGCTTCTGTGTGACTTCATCCGCCTGAATCACTACAACCGGGTTCTGTTCCGAATCCGCCATAAGAATGAGTTCTGAGATATTTTGGAGACGATGTGGTTTAAGTAGAAAAGGTCCTTGGCCAAGCAGACGAATCACTGCTCCTTTAGAGTTGACTGCTTGGATCGCACTATTAAGACTTTGATAGATCCCGGTTTCTGACTTCCCTTTAGCTACTTTCAAAACCGGTAAATTAGGATATGCTTTGCTGCCATTCGCAGCGCCCAGCGATATAAATCCGGTGCCCCATTCAGGGAGATATTTTTTTTCCTGACCCCGCGCTGCTACATTCTGCCACTTTTCATTCGTTTTATGATTGCTGTCAGTCGCCTGACTCTTTTCCGCACTGTTGTTGTTTTCAGAAACATCAACCGGTTGCTGATTCGAACCATCATCAGCAGACTTTGTTTGATCACTGTTTTCGTCGGGGCTCTGAGTTTCAGAGCTATCTGAATTGGCTTGTTGTTGCTGTTGATTCTGGTCGGCCGATGCGAAGGGATTATTTCCTTTTCCCTGTGGAGTAGGAGCGGATGAACTAAATGTTTTAATACCCCACCAGATAAGTAGAATCAAAAGAATCACTCCACCAATCAACTTGGCAATCTGTGTGTAATCTACGGCAACTCCGTTTTCTGAAGCAGAGGTATTATTGGGAGCTACAGGCCCCCTTTTCCGAGAAGGCTTCTGAGGTCGGCTTGGAGCCACAGATTCTTTCCGAGATTTTTTTGGATTCTGAGCAACTGGTTTTGATCGCTTTTGCTGCTTAACTGGAGTTTCCTGCTTTTTCGAACGGGCAGTCTCCCTCGCTTTCACAGCAGAATCAGAAATCACCGAACCTTCTTGAATTGGAGGAGCCGAATCTTGTGTTCTTGAAAACTCAGTGGTTTCATCGGCAATTGGTTCTGGCTCAACAGTTTTTTTGGGCCGTTTCTGCGAACGTTTCACCTTGGGCACGAGAGTTTCCGATTCAACCTCTACTTCTGCTGCCAACTGTTCCAAATCGAAGCTGGTACTGAGGCGATTGCTTGTTTCCTCTTCGGTTGTCTCAGCCGGGCTACTATAATCCGGCATAAATTGATTGATCAGAAAATCACTACTATCCGCCTTTTGATTTGTAATCGTTTCAAGTGTTGCTTGCTCACTATCCGATTCATCACTGGCCAGTGCTTCCAGAACGTTGTTGTCGACATTCGATCGTTTTAGATTTGAATTTTTTAAATCTTCCAGTAACTCTTCTGGGTTTTGGTATCGATCATTTTGCGATTTTGCCATCATCCGTTGAATGATGGCCACAATTCCCTCAGGCACTCGGTCATTTAACTCCCGGGGATCGGGTGGGGGAGTGGAAGCATGCGCAGCCAACTTATTGGTCAGACTTCCTTCAGAAAAGGGAGCACGCCCAGTCAACATGTGATACCAGGTACATCCCAGAGAGTAGATATCACTCCGAATATCAGCAGCCTTGCTGTCTCGCGCCTGTTCTGGCGCCATATAATCCACTGTCCCTACAGTGGTGCCGGCCCGCGTAATACTTGTCTCTGTATTGTCATCAATAGAACGAGCCAGCCCCAAGTCTGTCAGTTTTACGACGCTATCCTGCCGAATGAGAATATTCGCAGGCTTGATGTCTCGATGCACAATGCCTTGCTGATAGGCATGTGCCAACGCTTTTGTGACCTGCGTGATAATTTCCAGTGAACGGCGAACTGGAACACGATTCCGTTTACTGATCAGATTATGTAAGTCCGTACCCTCTACATATTCTAATGCAATATAAAGATAACCATCTTCTTCACCCGCATCATAAACAGAAACAATATTCTCATGACGTAGATGCGCGGCTGCCTGACCTTCAGCCTTAAAGCGTTTAACAAGCACGGGATTCTCTGCTTTGTCGCGGGGTAGGACTTTTAATGCAGCCAGTCGATTTAATGTTGTATCGCGGGCAAGAAAGACTGCTCCCATGCCTCCAGCACCAATTTCTTTTTGAATTTGATACTTGCCAAGCGATTCCAGTTTGGGGACGCGCGCGGACTGGCGTTTTTTCCTTTCAGGAGTCTCCTTATTCCGCTTGGCCATCGCCTACCTCAGAACTGTCTGAATCGACAAATTCAAAAAACGCTTCACTTACAGCATCCGTTTTTTGAATAATCAAGAATTGATTTCATGTTCGTAGTAACATGAAGCTGGAAGACTATATATCATAAGTAGTTGGAAGGGCAGAGTCAAAATAGACTCTCTTCCTTTTCTACATTTCTGAGACAATGAATTCTAAATCATTCTGTTCGAACACCTCTTTTGTCGTCAGAATCTTCCTCAAATCGGTTTATATTGCATCTGCCCAGTCCAGGCACTGAACAAGTCCCGATTTCATGCCACAAATGCACCATTGACCAAAGGGGTCACAGGCGACTTCAATCGCGTCGTCTGGAATAGCGCCCCCCCAGAGAAGTTTCCCTTCCTGATTTAACCAATATAATTCCTGCTCAACGGTCGCAGCGACAATTCGATTTGCCGTATAATCACAGGCAATCACTTTTGGTGTTCCCTCGAAAACAAGTGTACCTGCTGTCTCTCCTTCGTGGTCAAAAATTAAGATCCCGTAGTTAAAGCCTGCAAGAAAAATATGACGCGCATCACCGGCTATAGCGATACCGCCACAATTGGACCAATGTTTTTCACTCCAGATGCAGATACCTTCCAAGTCATAACAACACAGTAAACCATTTTCTGCAGCACCGATTAAACGTGGTTCTGTGACTTGAAATTGTAAATAACTAAGAGGACGAATGGTTTCAAAGCTAGCGACTTTCTTCTTCTGTGAGTCGATGAGAATCGTTTTCCCACTGGCAATGCTCACGGCGATATAGTCACCATAAGAATCCATCGTAATTGCTAAACATTCAACAGAAAAAGAAATCGCCCATAAAACATTTAGATCGCGATCAAAACAACAGATATTATTATCGGCGTAAATTGCGGCTCCCAGTTTACCACGGTCACTCCAGTGAACCAGCTGTACGTCTTTAATACCGCGATTCAGGTGCAGGAATTGCCCCTGTCGATCTAATAAATAAAGGCCGCCTGAAATATCGGCGGCCAGAAGTTCTCCAGTTTCCCGTGCCAGGTCCAGCGCAATTAAAGGAGCTTCTGTCGAAAATGACCACCGTAAATCAGGGGTCGGTCCTTTTCCTTGTCTGAGCCAGTCGGCACGTTCATCCATCATGGTGTTACTGCATATTGCCTTTGCAGGATTTGTAAGCCACGTTTGATGTCAGAGTCTGCTGCCAGTCGTTGCTCACGTGTCGCACCATACATGGCAGTCTGCAGTTCATCTTTCTCAACTGTGATTTTAGGTTCTATCCCGATCTTACCATAAGTATTTCCTTGAGGCGAATAGAACTTAGCAGTTGTCAAACGTAAACCAGTCGAACCTCGAATGGGAAAGATACTTTGTACTGACCATTTTCCATAAGTTTTACGGCCAATCACAGTCGCTCGGCGATGATCTGTAAGAGCCCCCGCCACGATTTCACTGGCACTGGCACTGTTCTCATCCACTAATAATACTAATGGGATCTTCCAGGTTCCAGGACGGTGAGCCGAATAACTCCAGTTCTGGTCCGAAACACGTCCGCGTGTTGAAACCAATGTACCTTCTTCCAGAAATCGATCAAGAACTTCGACCGCCGCAGAAAGCAAACCACCGGGATTTCCACGGACATCCCAAATCAAAGACCGCATTCCCTGGCCATGCAATTTTTTTAACGCAGCATCCAGTTCAGAAGCAGACGTTTTCTGGAAACCAGTCATTTTGATGTAAGCAATTCCGTTGTCTTGATCAAGCATCTTTACAATGGGAAAACTTTTCACTTGAACCGCTTTTCTCGTGACTCTGGCAACACGAGTCGCACCACCATCCGGACTTTCCAGTTCTAAGACAACCTGACTTCCAGAAGGACCACGCAAGAGATTGGCAGCCTGATCAGTCGTCATGTTTCGACAATCTGTTTGATCGATACTGACAATATGATCTCCCGGCAACACGCCTCCCCGTTCAGCGGGACTGTCTGGCAGAACATTGATGAGTAACATCCCTTCGCCGATTTCCGCTTTCATTTCTATGCCAACACCGACAAACTCTCCTTCAATGTTATCATAAAGGTCCCCCAGACGTTCGGGAGTCAGAAAACTGCTGTAATCATCGAGTGCATTACAACCACCAAACATATATTCAGAGATCACTGCCGTGTCACGCAGTTGAAGATATTGATAAGATAAATCACAAACTTCATTAATCAGTTGGTGTGCCCCGTGATGACTTGAAACTTGCTTGTTCCAATATTTTTCTCTCAAGATACGACGAACAGTACGAATTTTTGCAGGTTGTACATTGCTCAAGTGTGCTTTGGTGAATTGATCATTCGCTAGTGCCAGATAAAGACTCTCAGTACCATGCGCTACATACGATGTTGTGCTAAGCGGATCGACAAAATGTGACTGAATTTTTGATAAGATTTCGTCGAAAAGAATGAATGCTTCACGTCGCGACTGAGATAAGAGAACTTTAGAGAAACTGTCATCTGTATAACGTCGATCGATACCAAAATGAATTTTGGCACGACGCAGACCGTATTTAATATTATTGTTCTCAGGCCACTTCTTCAAAGCGGATTCATAATGCTCAATTGCCTTAATCCATTGTCGCGTCTGCTCAAACTCTTCTCCCTTAGCAATGGCCTGGCTTTGCGTCACAGGAATGACAATAGGTAATTCACCGGGGTCTGCATAGGCAAAAGTTGAAGCCAATGCTAACGAACATCCCAATAAATATACGCATATATTACTTAATTGCAGACTCTTCAGAAGTCGCGTCTTAGTAGTTGAAAACATGGTTCCCCCTCTATTCCAGCGATTCATCCTGTTATTGATGGCCGCCACAAGCAGGGCTCATCTATAGCTAGCAGGAACGTAAGCGCCGGATCGCGCTGCACAAAAATGTACAGCGTATATTAAACGATTATCTTGCCGATATGTTTAACATAAGCCACAAAAAATCGATGGTCAAACAATCGTTTTCATGAAGATGTTGCATGACCTGCATAATCGATTTATTTTTAAATATTGATTCAAAAGCAGAGAATCGAGCATCTAAGCTGAAAGCCGTTTATTTGTCTTAACTCTTTACGGCTATAGACAGATGAAGTTCGGTTACCCTTCACCAGCCTTGCTAATCAATACGATTGGTATAACCTGACCATGAGCGATTCCTTCAGGAATTATTGAAACAAACACACGGAATCGACTCAACTCCTCATCTAGTATCTTCAACGTTTCGAAAATTCAACGTTCCTGCCCCCAGAGAATGGCAAGTTGTTTCAGTACGGCGACCGCCTGCTGCATCTCCTCAAGTGTTGTCCATTCCAACGGAGAATGAGGATTGTGTTGACCACTGGAAAGATTGGGAGTTGGCAATCCCTTTTCGGTTAACAGGGAACCATCTGTTCCACCACGAATCACGTCCAAGTTAGGCTTTAACCCAGCAGCACGTGTGGCTTCTATCGCTTTCTGCAACGCACGAGGCTCTTTCTGCAAGCCATCGCGCATATTACGATACTGTTTGTAAATGGTAATCGTGATTTCGGCTTTCGGGTGCTGTGCTCGTAGGGGAGCAGCCAATGATTCCAGGAGATGTGCGTATTCTGATAGTTTTTCCGTCTCAAAATCTCGCAAGATCAAACGAGCAGAGGCTTCAGATACACTTCCTTCCAGATGATAAGGATGAATAAATCCCTCGCGGCCCTCTGTCGTTTCAGGACTGAGTGTTTCCGTCGGTAATTGAGAAATCAAATCACACAAGATGCGATTTGCGTTAACCATCACTCCTTTCCCAACAGAAGGATGGGTATTCACTCCACGCACGACAATCACTGCCTGATCTGCGGAAAACGTTTCAGAATCGAT
This window encodes:
- a CDS encoding serine/threonine protein kinase; translation: MAKRNKETPERKKRQSARVPKLESLGKYQIQKEIGAGGMGAVFLARDTTLNRLAALKVLPRDKAENPVLVKRFKAEGQAAAHLRHENIVSVYDAGEEDGYLYIALEYVEGTDLHNLISKRNRVPVRRSLEIITQVTKALAHAYQQGIVHRDIKPANILIRQDSVVKLTDLGLARSIDDNTETSITRAGTTVGTVDYMAPEQARDSKAADIRSDIYSLGCTWYHMLTGRAPFSEGSLTNKLAAHASTPPPDPRELNDRVPEGIVAIIQRMMAKSQNDRYQNPEELLEDLKNSNLKRSNVDNNVLEALASDESDSEQATLETITNQKADSSDFLINQFMPDYSSPAETTEEETSNRLSTSFDLEQLAAEVEVESETLVPKVKRSQKRPKKTVEPEPIADETTEFSRTQDSAPPIQEGSVISDSAVKARETARSKKQETPVKQQKRSKPVAQNPKKSRKESVAPSRPQKPSRKRGPVAPNNTSASENGVAVDYTQIAKLIGGVILLILLIWWGIKTFSSSAPTPQGKGNNPFASADQNQQQQQANSDSSETQSPDENSDQTKSADDGSNQQPVDVSENNNSAEKSQATDSNHKTNEKWQNVAARGQEKKYLPEWGTGFISLGAANGSKAYPNLPVLKVAKGKSETGIYQSLNSAIQAVNSKGAVIRLLGQGPFLLKPHRLQNISELILMADSEQNPVVVIQADEVTQKQPELNVISFSGGVLRLQGIHFLCDVSQFPDSGTCDIFKIDQSDITFQNCSFGLIGANQKRTFRLVNSIGKIRSTTARPQGETRILLENSVITGSQLEAIHVNQPYADVLVSNCFISTKGSPCLELTSQEIKPKSSSDLEARNVPCIFRIFSSTLLSDRSIFELNGPIESKKSNQPGQDATAKISPSRTDIIVVNSVLMGNPKEKQSSMVSLIDWPQDKLRAQNKSRFSGLKFQLESTLLWGWPLYLKSIDSSNTHKTFQIDSHRIWQQSWGGVVLEDAFNNQIPSKMGQLRTPAFVKSLLDFSKEKSVYAISEGGLIAGCDPAKLTSLSQGQLKRISAYQHRPQNYDQLRKVFTKAKTVTFDMTKGDLSEFLKSSGISGPTNVLVNGEGICYTSPIILENKQVRLQFQQKAGGSPLVVQLKLSPSATPKRSRDKKSTAISSFITSRNSTLEMVGGNFQIAAERRGVIPKHFLICQNSRVALDQCVLKAMLFNEKRFQSVVYVEPAATKQTSQVMIDRSFLTASGTIIESRALRLSLEIQNSLLLGLQNLFAFDAPGSDSPSIQVSLKQSTFAPGRSVFTFQESLGTSAGIGSLQIFADDSIFMPAPSTSAVRADLSRTVSLFAIPPSLQKKKLIQWWGNSNGFMIERLNLLADSGNNSQTTSAAFSKGMKNLFGEEVTQRPLASPGGIILQEQKLPPLVKIMSSDFQLLPTCKAATWSELKQPIGAKLSELEQNLKESSNSRSKPGRNKLAF
- a CDS encoding S41 family peptidase yields the protein MFSTTKTRLLKSLQLSNICVYLLGCSLALASTFAYADPGELPIVIPVTQSQAIAKGEEFEQTRQWIKAIEHYESALKKWPENNNIKYGLRRAKIHFGIDRRYTDDSFSKVLLSQSRREAFILFDEILSKIQSHFVDPLSTTSYVAHGTESLYLALANDQFTKAHLSNVQPAKIRTVRRILREKYWNKQVSSHHGAHQLINEVCDLSYQYLQLRDTAVISEYMFGGCNALDDYSSFLTPERLGDLYDNIEGEFVGVGIEMKAEIGEGMLLINVLPDSPAERGGVLPGDHIVSIDQTDCRNMTTDQAANLLRGPSGSQVVLELESPDGGATRVARVTRKAVQVKSFPIVKMLDQDNGIAYIKMTGFQKTSASELDAALKKLHGQGMRSLIWDVRGNPGGLLSAAVEVLDRFLEEGTLVSTRGRVSDQNWSYSAHRPGTWKIPLVLLVDENSASASEIVAGALTDHRRATVIGRKTYGKWSVQSIFPIRGSTGLRLTTAKFYSPQGNTYGKIGIEPKITVEKDELQTAMYGATREQRLAADSDIKRGLQILQRQYAVTP
- the pepT gene encoding peptidase T; this encodes MDTLLDRFLRYVKIDTQSDETSPTFPSTEKQLVLSRMLFEECQQLGLEEVTINEFGIVMATVPGNVEGDVPAIGWVAHVDTSPEFSGTNVKPIVHENYGGEDLVLPGDPSRVLQVSEEPRLKAMQGKTVITTDGTTLLGADDKSGVAVMMSAAAELMSDRTIQHGPVRLCFTCDEEIGRGIEKLDLNAFGVCCAYTLDSDGSGRIDSETFSADQAVIVVRGVNTHPSVGKGVMVNANRILCDLISQLPTETLSPETTEGREGFIHPYHLEGSVSEASARLILRDFETEKLSEYAHLLESLAAPLRAQHPKAEITITIYKQYRNMRDGLQKEPRALQKAIEATRAAGLKPNLDVIRGGTDGSLLTEKGLPTPNLSSGQHNPHSPLEWTTLEEMQQAVAVLKQLAILWGQER